The Kryptolebias marmoratus isolate JLee-2015 linkage group LG1, ASM164957v2, whole genome shotgun sequence sequence CGCCTCGTTCTTTGAAGCCTCATCAAAGTTTTCAACAAGATCtgaaaatggggggaaaaaaaaggagagataaggaaaacagacagaaaacacaaagaaatatagTTAAAAACGTCTTAAGATCTTTTTGTATACAAACagaatttagtttttcattttaatacgATTAATATAAAGTCACATGATTTAAATCAGTGACAGTATTCATCCATATACACTGAGGGAATTTATATTAGACCTAATGAGATTATACAGATCACATTTCACAAAATCCTGTCCAGAGCAGaatgtttcaaaaatattattttatttgttaaaaaaggcaaacatcTCAGGAAGctttccagctgctgctctgctcatTTTAATGCAACTACACAGTAAGGAGTTAACATATTATTTTAACATAAGAAAGTGTAATTGTGCTTGCCTGGAacctcatcatcctcctcttcagcAGCAACTATAGGGGCAGTGTTCTCTCCACCTAGGAGAAGAAATTGAAGCTCAGTAATGCTACAcataaaactgctaaaaaacacaagaggaattttgtttgtttgtacctgGTTTGGGCAAGGTCTCTGCTAGTCTCCTGAGGCTGGTAAGACTGTCGGCTCCCAGCTGGTTTAGGATTCCTGGTAGCATCTCTGTTAGCTGCTTGTTTTCAGCGTGCCCCGTGATCGTGAAAGTGCTGGCAGCCAAGGACGCCTGAACTTTTGGGTTATTAAAATGGATCACTGTGCCCTGGTTCGTGAACATATTAACCTGAAGCAAAGGAAGAAGGGACTGAGTAAAGTTTAAGGAAAGCGACAGCAACACTGTCACTGTCAACACTAATTCAAGCCTTGAACTAATTAAAACCACTTAAAAATGATTTACTCttctttatgtgtttttgttaactgTTGTTTTATGTCTTGAGAAAGTTAATACTATTTTTAAGAGGATAAGTGAATGAAAGCATCATCAGTCGCTGCAGTGCAGAGCATGGCTTTCTGCTGTACATAGAAGACGTTattttaattacctcctcaatACCAGAGATATTGTTGACACCCAGTTTTTTTAGtgaaaactgcagcttcttatCATCCGCTGTAGCTGTTCTGTGCACAACCTTCTTCTTCCTGCGGGCCGATCCCTACGTGGTACAATGACTTGCTTCAACACATAACCCAGAGACctcaaacaacatttattttgcagcaaCGCATGTAACTCACCTTGCCACCTATGCGGACCTGCGCCTGCAGTTTGGCAAGCTTCTCCTGGTTCATTATCGACTCCTTCATCTGATACATGAAATAGGATATAGCGTCAGTGCTTcataaaagaaagcaaaagctGACATAAAACATAGAGAACAGTGATCccattaatttaatttgaatagTGACACAAAGTCAATCGGCTTTTTTAGGCCATTCTAATTAGTTTTGAGATGACAAACTAGATGTGAAAATGCTTTTAACACTTCTTACTTTCCCTTACCCAAAATGACACCTAACAAAATTGTAAGCACTAAATGTGTAACTTCAGTTAACAAGAAATATGAGGTAAGATGAATGCCAGATATAAAGCTCCCTAAAAATCCCCCCTCAGTTTcgccccccccctttttttttgcaaaccacCAAAAACACTCAGCTGTCAAAAGGCTCAAAATAGCTGCATGTCTTTAGAGTGTCGTGTTAGAACAGCTAAAGCTTTAATCTAGGATTTAAATGTGATCTAAGTTGGCgattaactttatttaacctGTCAGCATGGGGCAGACTCTTTATTTTTGCCATCCTTTGGAAAACCTGGTTCTTTTGTCAATGAAACAGCCGGCGAGTTTAGCATGCGAAGCTAAACAGCTAGCTTGGGCCTCTTCGAAATGGCATTAAAACTGAGGTTTGCCGGAAGTTTTCATCGCATTTAAACCCGCAATGTGTCGATCAGGAAAATGACATGTGCCAAATTGCGATTAAACAGGTATGACATAGGTAAAAAATTACAGACACGTGCGAACAGACCTGAGATTGTGTAAACACGCGGGTCACACAACAGTcgataaaagctgaaaggaggGAAGCCCGGAAGTGACGTACTATAACTAGCGAACGTACTGGTGTTCTCCCGAAAAATGTACCCCCGCCGTCAAACCCATAGCCTGCCATAAAAAGTACGACATAATTGTCAAAATTAAGTAATTCTACCATATACAATTCTTATCTTAATAGGTACCGGCAGacgtaaatatttttttcacatttgacgtttaattaattaaaattccGTCAAAAGCACACCGCTTCCTGTGAGGGGTCGCGTTTGATGGCAGGGGTGCCTTTTTTAGCACAACACCGCCTTTGTCTGCGGAGTTTTTCAcaatttatattattattttttatttctattttattgtcCATGTATTTCACATCTTTAATATAATATGTATGTATATTACTATTTTAACAACTGCCTACACTAATCGTTAGCATAAGATTTTAAGCAATTTATTAAcatgattaaaatataaatacgaaatgctaaaaaataaatacaacggGATGAATAATTTTGCTTATCGACAatcatatttaaagaaaaaaacattaaattaactttttaaattttttttaattgttttatttttctttagcgGAAGTAgtttctttttacaaacatgGCGTCCTCCTGTTCGCCGACAGGCAACGTGATCATTCGATAAAATGAGAAAGTTTTTCTCCACTTAAGACAACAGGagtaaatacaatttaaaactaaagcatCGTACGTAAAATTTAGTCTGCACTCCGGGATTCATTTCTGTTCAGAGGTGAGAATAGTCGGAAGGTTTCAAATGCTAGGCCGTCGGGGTTTGCGGACTTGTGCTGAACACGTTCGGGTTTATTAGGAACCGCTTCTGTTTTCAGACTTGTACCTTCGTGTCTGTGCTCGTCTAAAGAGTAAATGTAGAGTAAATTCAGTTATGATTAGCTTATCAACCATTCAAACTTTAGATAGTTAGCTTTTGTGGCTTGGGTCTGTTGTTATATATCGTTTCTTCCACGAGtcaacttttttaaatgttttcacctGCTGTATCCCCTCATACGTAGACTTATCTTCAGTCGCCTCATAGATGGCTTCATTTAAACCCACGAAAATCCCAGTCTATCCAAAACTCGGAGAAAAGATCACAGAAGACACACTGTACTGGAAAAACTACAAGGTACCTCTCTTCTGCTGTTTGCGTTTATGTTATATCATTTTGGTTGGGAAAAATATTTCGCAGAGTTTGTGATCTCAAATTTGTAGACAGCTCATTGCTTGATTTCAGCATCAAATTGTAACTTTGTTCTCCTCTCAGGTTCCTGTCCAGATTAAAGAATTTGGAGCCGTCTCAAACATCGACTTCTCCCCTGTGGCTCCATATAATTTTGCTGTAACAGCATTTACAAGAGTGAGTTGACTTTACTTGCATGAAgtcaatttatttcactttagaATGTCCTTTCTCATGTTCATGTAATAACTGCATGATCATTACAGATTGATCCGATCTTAACTTATAGTCTAAATAGAGCTGCCATAGTTTCCTAAAGTCCATACTTGTCCATGCACCCAAATGCATAAATCCTAAAATGTCCCTCAAGTATTAATGATTCatcttttgtttgcatttgttttcctACAGATCCACATCTATGGATCATTCTCCCAGGAACCTGTTAAGACATTTACCCGGTTCAAGGACACGGCGTACTGTGGCAGGTTCAGGTCAGACGGTCAGCTGCTTGTGGCTGGATGTGAGGACTCCGTTGTCCGACTGTTTGATGTCAGTGGCAAGGTGGCACTCAGGATGTTCAAGGGACACACAAAGTGAGCATCATTTTGTCACTGTTGTAGTTTAGTTGCTCTGTCCTCAAccaaaaactttgtgtttaacAAATGAACTATATTTTGGTGCTAaaatttatgttgatttgctCATGAGATCTTCTACTCATAGCAGAATTAGTCTTTATACTTTGTGTCTTTTGTCACAACTGATGCTCCAATATCCAAGGAATCTAATCTTAATTACATAGTAAAGTTTTAGCTTTattgtctgatttaaaacaaaaaagggttgAATGATGATTTCCTGAGTGATCCATCGACTGAGTTTCATGATGATCTCAAGAACTCTGACAACCCATAAGCAGTTAAGAAAAAATCTACTGATGAAAGCAAACTGAAACTAATTTAGTttccctgtttttcttttgtttttgtttttgcttaggGCTGTGCACATAACAGACTTCACCTCAGACCGTTACCAGATCCTCACAGGGTCTGATGACTACACATGCCGACTTTGGGACATCCCGAATGCAGTTGAGCTCACCTCCTACCAGGAACACACAGATTACATTCGCTGCGGCGTTACGAGCAAACTCAACAGGGACCTCTTTTTTACCGGTAAGACAGAAGCCCATGTTTATATGATCTGGGGAAA is a genomic window containing:
- the LOC108233674 gene encoding transcription factor BTF3-like, whose protein sequence is MKESIMNQEKLAKLQAQVRIGGKGSARRKKKVVHRTATADDKKLQFSLKKLGVNNISGIEEVNMFTNQGTVIHFNNPKVQASLAASTFTITGHAENKQLTEMLPGILNQLGADSLTSLRRLAETLPKPGGENTAPIVAAEEEDDEVPDLVENFDEASKNEAN